A single genomic interval of Metasolibacillus fluoroglycofenilyticus harbors:
- a CDS encoding Gfo/Idh/MocA family protein, giving the protein MTKTTFALIGTGIVGERIINQILAHPNCEIAAIFDENQERLQEIAEKYSIPAVTTLGDLLATRPDWVYIGTPPVSHAPLAKEIAAQGLNILSEKPLAHDAQGGLEMVQVASEADVHTAMHFPLMYSPAVHQLKQTLANKELGEVVRVELHTYFPEWPRKWQQNPWIASREQGGFIREVFPHYLQLMHHLFGDIEILSHETTYPADVTLCETGVSALAKTKSGLPVVLNGLSGIGQEERIEFKVFGTEKVMSLRNWSELWLSAAYEEAQKIAPSVQPAALLDACRAQLQGEDALIVSFEEGLKVQRWIDELLK; this is encoded by the coding sequence ATGACAAAAACAACATTTGCATTAATTGGTACAGGTATTGTAGGAGAGCGCATTATTAATCAAATTTTAGCGCATCCAAATTGCGAAATTGCGGCAATTTTCGACGAAAATCAAGAACGTTTGCAGGAAATTGCTGAGAAATATAGTATTCCTGCTGTTACAACATTAGGGGATTTATTAGCGACACGCCCAGATTGGGTATATATTGGGACGCCACCGGTTAGCCATGCGCCACTTGCGAAGGAAATTGCAGCACAGGGATTAAATATTCTTTCTGAAAAACCGCTGGCACATGATGCACAGGGTGGTCTAGAAATGGTGCAAGTAGCAAGTGAAGCAGATGTGCATACAGCGATGCATTTCCCATTAATGTATAGCCCAGCAGTACATCAATTAAAGCAAACTTTAGCTAATAAGGAGCTAGGAGAAGTTGTGCGTGTCGAGCTTCACACATATTTCCCAGAGTGGCCAAGGAAATGGCAGCAAAATCCTTGGATTGCATCGCGTGAGCAAGGTGGCTTTATTCGTGAGGTATTCCCACACTACTTACAATTAATGCATCATTTATTTGGAGATATTGAGATTTTATCACATGAAACAACATACCCTGCCGACGTGACTTTATGCGAAACAGGTGTATCCGCTTTAGCAAAAACGAAAAGCGGCTTACCTGTTGTGCTAAATGGTTTATCTGGCATCGGACAAGAGGAGCGCATAGAATTTAAAGTATTCGGTACGGAAAAGGTAATGTCATTGCGCAACTGGTCTGAGCTGTGGCTAAGTGCAGCATATGAAGAAGCACAAAAAATAGCACCAAGTGTGCAACCAGCAGCATTGTTGGATGCTTGCCGAGCACAACTCCAAGGCGAGGATGCATTAATTGTATCGTTTGAAGAAGGCTTAAAAGTACAACGTTGGATTGATGAGCTGCTGAAATAG